Part of the Halostella litorea genome is shown below.
CCGTACCGCTCGGCGATGTCGACGCCGTGCCGTATCGACCTGCGAGCCGGTTCGCTTCCGTCCGTCGGGATCAGGATGTTGTCGTACATTGTGAATCAGTCGTCCGCCGGGGCGTCGCCCTCGACGATGTCCTCGGCCGAGTCCATCTGCTGCATGGGCTCGGGGCTGTGACACTGCCGGACGAGGCGCTTGATGTCCTCGGGCGGTTCCTCGGTCGCCATCGAGACGGCGATGGTGACGGCGAACACGACCGGGACGGCGATGAGCGCCGAGCCGATCGCCGGGACCCACTGGGCCAGCGTCGGCGAGATGGTCCCGTCGATCGAGCCGACGTACGTCGGCAGCACCTCGTTTATCATCGGCACGGTCCAGATGACGAGGCCGGTCGTCATCCCGGCGAGCGCGCCCTGACGGTTCGTGTTCTCCCACCAGAGCCCGAGGAAGAACATCGGGAACAGCACCGCGCCCGCGAGCGAGAACGCGTAGGACACCAGCGCGGCGATGGGGGCCGCCGGGTCCAGCGCGGCCAGCGTCGTGATGACGCCGAGCGCGACGATGGCGGCCCGGCCGACGAACACCTGCTGGCGCTGGGTCGCGTCCTCGTTGATGATGTTGGCGTAGATGTCGTGGGAGATCGCCGACGACCCGGCGATGAACAGGCCGGCGGTCGTCGCGATCGCCGCGGCGATGCCGCCGGCGGCGACGAAGCCGACGAACCAGGTCGGCAGTTGCGCCAGTTGCGCCGCCAACACGACGATCGTGTCCGCTTCGGCCGGGCCCATCCCGACGCCGCCGTAGAGGTCGACGCCGAACGCCGCGAACGCCGGCGCGCTCAGGTACAGGAGGCAGATGAAAAACAGCCCCCAGACCGTCGACCAGCGGGCGGTCCGCTCGCTCTCGACCGTGTAGAACCGCACCAGGACGTGTGGTAACCCGCAGGTCCCGACGACCAGCGAGAACGCCGTCGCGATCCACAGGTAGTAGCTCTCGTTGGTGAACGGGTCGCTGAACTCGCTGCTAAGCTGGCTGAACAGCGCGCCGTACTCGATCTGCGGCAGCACCGTCGAATAGCCCTGCGAGAGGCCGACGGCGTACAGGCCGGCCAGGAACGCCACGATGAGGATGACGTACTGGACGGCCATGTTCTTGGTCGCGCCCAGCATTCCGGAGAGCGTGAGATACCCGACCGTTATCGCCATCATGAACACGACCATCGACTGGTAGCCCGAGAGCCCCGGCAGGCCGATGTCGCCGAAGATGTACAGCCCGACCAGCCCCATCCCGCGGGCCTGGCCGATGGCGTAGACGAAGCCGATGAGGAACGTCGTGACCGCGCCGATGGCCCGCGCGCCGTCGGAGTTGAACCGGTCGCCGACGAAGTCCGGCGCGGTGTACTTCCCGAACCGGCGCATCTGCGCGGCCATGAAGATGAGCAGGATGAAGTAGCCCGTCGACCAGCCGAC
Proteins encoded:
- a CDS encoding sodium:solute symporter family transporter; amino-acid sequence: MTALPLQLLPEGLEVSFKLLPAILVSAMLLLFLVIGYLFKVADAEGMWVAGRSIGNVENGMAIGANWMSAASYLGMAGIMVLSGFYGLAFIVGWSTGYFILLIFMAAQMRRFGKYTAPDFVGDRFNSDGARAIGAVTTFLIGFVYAIGQARGMGLVGLYIFGDIGLPGLSGYQSMVVFMMAITVGYLTLSGMLGATKNMAVQYVILIVAFLAGLYAVGLSQGYSTVLPQIEYGALFSQLSSEFSDPFTNESYYLWIATAFSLVVGTCGLPHVLVRFYTVESERTARWSTVWGLFFICLLYLSAPAFAAFGVDLYGGVGMGPAEADTIVVLAAQLAQLPTWFVGFVAAGGIAAAIATTAGLFIAGSSAISHDIYANIINEDATQRQQVFVGRAAIVALGVITTLAALDPAAPIAALVSYAFSLAGAVLFPMFFLGLWWENTNRQGALAGMTTGLVIWTVPMINEVLPTYVGSIDGTISPTLAQWVPAIGSALIAVPVVFAVTIAVSMATEEPPEDIKRLVRQCHSPEPMQQMDSAEDIVEGDAPADD